Part of the Erwinia amylovora genome is shown below.
TGCTATAGTACATACATTCGCAAATGTATGTAAGTCTGAAGCGTTGTAAATCATACCGCTATGGCACGAAATACCAAACAACAAGCGCAGGAAACGCGCAATCACATTATAGATGCGGCTATCAAGCGTTTTTCTGAACATGGCGTTGCTAATACGTCACTGGCGGACATTGCCGCAGGCGCAGGCGTGACGCGAGGTGCAATCTACTGGCATTTTAAAAATAAAACCGATTTGCTCAATGAAATCTGGACTCAGTCCGAATCTGGTTTGACTGCACTGGAACTTGAGTATCAATCAAAATACCCGGAGGATCCACTTTCCGTGATGCGTGCGATGCTTCTGTATGTGTTTGAAGCGACTGCCACCGACCCAAGAAGACGTGCGCTTATGGAAATCATTTACCATAAATGTGAGTTCGTGGGTGAAATGACCACCCTGCAACTGATGCAGCAAAACCTCTATCTTGAATGTTATGAAAAGATAGAAGAGGTGCTGAAAGAGTGTATTGCAGCAAAGCAACTTCCGGAAAACCTGGATACCCGACGCGCCGCGGTGGTGATG
Proteins encoded:
- the acrR gene encoding multidrug efflux transporter transcriptional repressor AcrR gives rise to the protein MARNTKQQAQETRNHIIDAAIKRFSEHGVANTSLADIAAGAGVTRGAIYWHFKNKTDLLNEIWTQSESGLTALELEYQSKYPEDPLSVMRAMLLYVFEATATDPRRRALMEIIYHKCEFVGEMTTLQLMQQNLYLECYEKIEEVLKECIAAKQLPENLDTRRAAVVMRGYVSGIMENWLFMPESFDLAEDAAQLVATLIDMLNYSVTLRKPA